Proteins encoded by one window of Arachis hypogaea cultivar Tifrunner chromosome 1, arahy.Tifrunner.gnm2.J5K5, whole genome shotgun sequence:
- the LOC112708432 gene encoding palmitoyl-acyl carrier protein thioesterase, chloroplastic has product MVPLITAASACSLHNVMLPSQNYGTKKGIKCGPNLGQGFGMKRACCGGLQIKANSQNYNSDDKFSRVLSTSSIRQNFAIRAYEVDANGIASIETLMNYFQHSITYHCKTLGVHDDVAGSTKEMIKRNLVWVYSEMQVSTYRYPKWDDVVEVQTWLSTAGMNAVRFNWIVRDFKTNQMLNRASSVSVLMNKLTRRLSKIPEEVRREFESYLINSRIIIKGDDKKIPKLDDTTADYICTGLKPRWSDLDINFHVNNAKYVSWILESIPQSILMNYELSAMSLKFKRECNRDSKLQSLAEVCSDNNNNNSNNSIECNHMLRFEEGVEILRGRTQWRPKPPNNFDIFNHVPEASIKDL; this is encoded by the exons ATGGTACCACTGATTACTGCTGCTTCAGCGTGTTCACTTCACAATGTTATGTTACCATCACAAAACTATGGTACAAAGAAAGGCATCAAATGTGGCCCTAACCTAGGACAAGGGTTTGGAATGAAGCGTGCTTGTTGTGGTGGCTTACAAATTAAGGCGAATTCCCAAAATTATAATAGCGATGATAAGTTTTCCAGAGTTCTTAGCACATCTTCTATTCGTCAAAACTTTGCTATCAGAGCATATGAAGTTGATGCTAATGGAATAGCATCTATTGAGACTTTGATGAACTATTTTCAG CACTCTATAACTTATCACTGTAAGACACTTGGGGTCCACGATGATGTAGCTGGTTCTACGAAAGAAATGATCAAAAGGAACTTAGTATGGGTGTATAGTGAAATGCAGGTTTCGACTTATCGTTATCCTAAATG GGATGATGTAGTGGAAGTGCAGACTTGGTTATCTACTGCAGGAATGAATGCTGTGCGCTTCAATTGGATTGTGCGAGATTTCAAAACAAATCAAATGTTGAATAGAGCCTCAAG TGTTTCTGTCTTGATGAACAAATTAACAAGAAGATTATCTAAAATACCGGAAGAAGTCAGAAGAGAATTTGAGTCCTATCTTATAAATTCCAGAATTATTATAAAAGGTGATGACAAAAAAATACCTAAACTTGATGACACCACAGCAGATTATATTTGTACTGGTTTAAAG CCAAGATGGAGTGATCTAGATATAAATTTTCATGTCAATAATGCGAAGTATGTTAGTTGGATTTTAgag AGTATTCCACAATCAATCTTGATGAATTATGAGTTATCTGCCATGAGTTTGAAATTCAAGAGGGAGTGTAACAGAGACAGTAAGTTACAATCTCTAGCTGAAGTTTGTagtgacaataataataataatagtaataatagtaTTGAGTGCAATCATATGCTTCGATTTGAAGAAGGTGTTGAGATTTTGAGGGGAAGGACACAGTGGAGACCTAAACCTCCTAACAACTTTGACATTTTTAATCATGTTCCAGAAGCTTCCATTAAAGACTTGTAA